In Propionimicrobium sp. PCR01-08-3, one DNA window encodes the following:
- the katG gene encoding catalase/peroxidase HPI, with protein sequence MTCPVIGGGDEPEHGGEYGTTNRDWWPDRLNLKILAKNPDVANPQGADFDYKQAFEALDLEEVKKDIDAVLSDSQPWWPADFGYYGPLIIRMAWHAAGTYRVFDGRGGAGTGQQRFAPLNSWPDNVSLDKARRILWPVKKKYGKSLSWGDLMILAGNVAHQHMGMPVFGFGGGRPETWEPDDDVYWGSEKSWLGTEERYTGERDLEKPLGATTMGLIYVNPEGPEGEPDPVKAAIDIRETFARMGMNDEETVALIAGGHTFGKTHGAAPDGEHVAANPEGAPLEKMGLGWSNDYGEGSGNDAITSGLEVTWTYHPTRWDNEFFHILFAYEWELTTGEGGHYHWRPKDGAGSDMVPMAQGDGRREPRMLTTDLSLRVDPTYEKISRRFKDDQAAFTEAYRRGWFKLTHRDMGPKSRYLGADVPDEDLIWQDPIPARGYELIDAADVAQLKQQIAGSGLSVSELVSTAWAAASSFRGSDKRGGANGGRIRLEPQRSWEVNNPEQLNKVIGVLEGIQADFNAQASGGKQVSFADLVVLAGNVGVEQAAKAAGYDIQVPFTPGRTDSTQEQTDVESFGYLEPWADGFRNYQSRRAMSKQAEFLLVDRANLLTLSAPQMTVLIGGLRVLSTNWDGSDYGVLTDRPGALTNDFFVNLLDMTLTWKPLDPGSYAFEAIDDATGERRFTGTRADLVFGSNSELRAVAEVYASDDAAEKFVRDFVAAWAKVMDLDRFDIR encoded by the coding sequence ATGACATGCCCCGTCATCGGTGGCGGCGATGAGCCCGAGCACGGCGGCGAATACGGCACGACGAACCGGGATTGGTGGCCCGACCGGCTCAACCTCAAGATCCTGGCCAAGAACCCCGATGTGGCGAACCCGCAGGGGGCCGACTTCGACTACAAACAGGCCTTCGAGGCGCTCGATCTCGAAGAAGTCAAGAAAGACATCGACGCCGTGCTTTCCGACTCGCAGCCCTGGTGGCCCGCGGACTTCGGCTACTACGGACCGCTGATCATCCGGATGGCCTGGCATGCCGCCGGCACCTACCGCGTGTTCGACGGACGCGGTGGAGCGGGCACCGGCCAGCAGCGGTTCGCCCCGCTGAACAGCTGGCCCGACAACGTCAGCCTCGACAAGGCCCGCCGGATTCTGTGGCCGGTGAAGAAGAAGTATGGCAAGTCGCTGTCGTGGGGCGACCTGATGATTCTGGCCGGAAACGTCGCCCACCAGCACATGGGCATGCCCGTCTTCGGCTTCGGCGGCGGTCGTCCCGAAACGTGGGAGCCGGACGACGATGTCTACTGGGGCTCGGAGAAGTCGTGGCTGGGCACCGAAGAGCGCTACACCGGCGAACGCGACCTGGAGAAGCCGCTCGGTGCGACCACCATGGGCCTCATCTACGTCAACCCGGAAGGCCCGGAAGGCGAGCCCGACCCGGTGAAGGCAGCGATCGACATCCGCGAGACCTTCGCCCGGATGGGCATGAACGACGAAGAGACCGTCGCGCTGATCGCCGGAGGCCACACCTTCGGCAAGACCCACGGTGCTGCCCCTGATGGTGAGCATGTCGCCGCGAACCCCGAAGGCGCGCCCCTGGAGAAAATGGGCCTGGGATGGTCGAATGACTACGGCGAAGGCAGCGGTAACGACGCCATCACCTCGGGCCTCGAAGTGACCTGGACCTATCACCCGACTCGCTGGGACAACGAGTTTTTCCACATTCTGTTCGCCTACGAATGGGAGCTCACCACCGGTGAGGGCGGCCACTACCACTGGCGTCCGAAAGACGGTGCGGGCTCCGACATGGTGCCGATGGCCCAAGGTGATGGACGCCGGGAGCCGCGCATGCTCACCACCGATTTGTCGCTGCGAGTCGACCCGACCTACGAGAAGATCTCCCGGCGTTTCAAGGACGATCAGGCAGCCTTCACCGAGGCTTACCGTCGCGGCTGGTTCAAGCTGACCCACCGCGATATGGGCCCGAAGTCGCGCTACCTCGGCGCCGACGTGCCCGACGAGGACCTGATCTGGCAAGATCCGATACCGGCTCGCGGCTACGAGCTGATCGACGCTGCCGACGTCGCACAGCTCAAGCAGCAGATCGCCGGTTCCGGCCTCTCGGTGAGCGAGCTGGTGTCGACGGCGTGGGCTGCGGCGTCCTCATTCCGCGGCTCCGACAAGCGTGGTGGCGCGAACGGCGGACGCATCCGTCTCGAGCCGCAGCGCAGCTGGGAGGTCAATAATCCCGAGCAGCTGAACAAGGTCATCGGCGTGCTGGAAGGCATTCAGGCCGACTTCAATGCTCAGGCCTCCGGTGGCAAGCAGGTGTCATTCGCCGATCTGGTGGTGCTGGCCGGCAATGTCGGGGTGGAGCAGGCCGCGAAGGCGGCCGGCTACGACATTCAGGTGCCGTTCACTCCGGGCCGCACCGATTCCACCCAGGAGCAGACCGATGTCGAATCGTTCGGCTACTTGGAGCCGTGGGCCGATGGTTTCCGCAACTATCAGAGCCGTCGCGCGATGAGCAAGCAGGCCGAGTTCCTGCTGGTCGATCGGGCCAATCTGCTGACGCTGTCTGCTCCGCAGATGACCGTGCTGATCGGTGGTTTGCGGGTGCTCAGCACCAACTGGGACGGCTCCGACTACGGTGTGCTCACCGATCGTCCGGGTGCGTTGACGAATGACTTCTTCGTGAATCTGCTGGACATGACACTCACCTGGAAACCACTCGACCCGGGCTCGTACGCGTTCGAGGCCATTGACGACGCCACCGGTGAGCGCAGGTTCACTGGCACCCGCGCCGACCTGGTCTTCGGCTCGAACTCCGAACTGCGCGCGGTCGCCGAGGTCTATGCCTCGGACGACGCGGCCGAGAAATTCGTCCGCGATTTCGTCGCCGCCTGGGCAAAGGTGATGGATCTGGATCGTTTCGACATCCGCTGA